DNA from Pelobacter propionicus DSM 2379:
GTACAACAAGGAAGAGATCTCGCGGGTTCACAAGGCGGTTGACGAGATCTTCGAGGCGGCCCTGGGGTTCGGCGGCACCCTCTCCGGCGAACACGGCATCGGCATCGCCAAGATGAAGTACCTAGGGAACGAACTGGGCCAGAGCGGCCTGAACCTGATGAGAAGCATGAAGGAAGCCCTTGACCCCGAGTACCTGTTAAACCCCGGGAAGATGGTTCCCCTGAAAGAGGTATGACCATGACCGCAGCAGCGAATACGAAAACCACAGCAACCACGACATACCACGACGACCTGGAGATCGTCAGGCAGGAACTGGACAAGTGCATGAAATGCGGCAACTGCATGGCGGTCTGCCCGGTGTATTCCATCGACAAGGTGGAATCGGCGGTCACCCGTTCCAAGATAGCGGTTGCCGACGCGGTGCTGACGGGTGAGCTCTCCCTGGACGACCCACAAGTCTATCATATGGTCTTCAACTGTCTGGTCTGCAAGTCCTGCATGACCAACTGCCCCACCAAGGTCAACTTCGACCGCATCGTCCTGGCGCTCAGGGCTGCCCTGGTGAGGAAGAACGGACTCCCCTGGCTGAAGAAGATGATCTTCTCCACCTTGAAGCATCCCAAGCTGTTCGATACCGGCATGAAGGTGGGCGCCGCCATGCAGGGGCTGGTCTTCCGCACCGACAAGACCAAGAAGGCGATCTCCCCCCGCTCACCCTTTGCCTCCCTGGGCGAGGGGTTCGGCTTCGACGCCGACCGGCAGATGCCGGAACTGACCGTCACCCCCCTGCGGGACCGGGTACCGGACGTGATCAAGGTGGACAAGCCGGCGCTCAAGGTCTCCTTCTTCACCGGCGATTCCCTCAACTACTTCTATCCCGATGCCGGCCAGGACCTGATCGAGGTACTGACCGCGAACAACATCGAGGTGCACATACCCAAGGATCAGTCCTGCTGCGGCGTGCCGGTTCTGGTGCACGGCGATATCGACACGGTACGCACCCTGGCCAGGAACAACATCGACGCCTTCGATAAGACCGGCAGCGACTACCTGATCACCGGCTGCGGTTCCTGCGGCGGCGCCTGGAAGCACGACTACGTGGAACTCCTGGCCGCCGACCCGGTCTACGGACTAAAGGCCAAGCACTGGGCCGAACGCACCTACGACATTTCCACCTTCCTCACCAAGGTGATCAGCTTCCGCAAACCCATGGGTGAGGTAAGATCGGTGGTGACCTACCACGACTCGTGCCACCTGAAGAAGTCCATGAAGGTCTTCGCCGAGCCGCGCGAGATCCTGAAGAGCATCCCCGGCGTCACCTTCAAGGAGATGTCGGCCCCGGACACCTGCTGCGGCAGCGGCGGCTCCTACGTGGTATCCCACTACGAGACCGCCTCCGGCATCGGCAAACGCAAGGCCGAGGATATCAACAAGACCGGCGCCGACACCGTATCGGTCGGCTGTCCCGCCTGCATGATGCAGCTCCTGGACAACATCAACCGCTTCGGCAACGCCCAGAAGACCCGGCACTACATCTCGCTCCTGGCCGAGTCGTACCGCAAGGAAAAGGGGAAATAGGTAATCAGCTCTTTTCCAGCGAAATTCGAAGCAAACGTACAAAGCCTCCCGCGCCAGGGGAGGCTTTGTACGTTTACGGCTCAACAGGCTGGTTGGCCCCTATCACAAAGAGTACAATAGTTTACATATGATAACAGTCTTCCAGCGGCACGGACACAGCGGCTGCCGCCCACAATGTCAACCACACCGACACTTTTACAGCACCTCCCCCATCCTTCCCACCTCACCACCGCCACACGACACGAACCCACCAAGTTAACTATCTATAAACAGGGCTATTTTTACTTTCACAGTTTCGAGACATGCCCACACGCGTCCGAAAGGCCTGAAGCCTAGCTGTCGACAAAGTTTACGAATACCGATCCCCTCCCGACCTCTCACTATATTCAGCAATGAACTCAGTCACTTAAAAAGTGGGCATCAGTTATGCTTTCTGTTTACCTGTAAAAAGTAACCACCTGGATACGCAGAGGCATATCGTGCTGAACAGGCACACTACTTGAGAGGAGGACGTCATGAAAAGCATGGTGAGGGCACTATTTCTGGTCGGTACACTGCTACTTTCCCTCGCAGCCAGCGCGGGGGCCTATACCTATCCTGTCGCGATGAATGACACCGTGTATATCGGCAATGGCCCGGGACTATACAGCGGAGGTGAATTCTACGTCTACAACAGTGCAAGTCGAACCACATCGTTATTCAGCACGTTCTGCCTTGAACGCAACGAATACATTAACTACGAAAGCGCATTCAGAGTAGCTGAAATAAGTGATTCAGCACAACGGGGCGGAGCCAACATAACCCAGCCACCTTATGGGGACCAACTGGATCAGAAGACAAAATGGTTATATTGGAACTTCGTGCAGGGCACGCTCGACGACAAAGTGCCAGACTTCACCTATGGCACGGCAGCATCCAATGAGGCCCTGCAACTGCTTATCTGGATAACCGAGGATGAAGGGGTTCCCGTTTTATACGGAGGCGAACACAACGATCTGATTAACAAGCTTTCGAACGCCTATTCCTCAGATGACGTCATCGGTGACGTCAAGGCATTAAATCTTATGGATTCGAATGGCGGCTATGCCCAAAGCCTGCTGGTGGCAGCCGTTCCCGAACCGGGAACCATGGTTCTGCTGGGCATGGGCATGCTGGGGCTGGCGGTATTCGGAAAACGGCGCATAAACCGCTAGCGCTGGAAGCAGTCGTCGCGTTGACCAAAAAAGACGGTACCTGTGGGTACCGTCTTTTTTTACGTTTGGGAAATGATGGCGATCAGTGCACCTCTTCCCGGTTTTGCCCAGCCGCGTCGAATTTATTTACACCCCCAGCACCCGAACCGGTTGTCCCCCTCTGGCCGTACACGGCGAACTTGCCGATCACCCGCTCCATCTCGTCCTGGGGAACCATGACCGGTTCGCCGATGCACTTGGCTTGGTAGTAGATCTGTGCCACCAGCTCGATCTCCTCGGCAACGGCAAAGGCGGTGGCCAGGTTGGGACCCACGGCCACCAGGCCGTGGTTGGCCAGCAGCAGGGCATTGTGCTCACCGATGGAACCGGCAACGCTGTCGGCCAGCTCCCGGCTGCCAAAGGTGGCATAGGGGGCAAGGGGCACCTTGTGTCCCGAGAAGGCCACCAGATAGTGCACGGCCGGGATCTCCCAGCCCAGACAGGCCATGGTGGTGGCGTAGACCGAATGGGTGTGCACCACGGCTCCGATGTCGGGGCGGGCATGGTAGAGCGCCAGGTGAAAGCCGAACTCACTGGACGGTTTGCGTTCCCCGGTTACGGCAACGCCGTCCAGGTCCAGCACCGGAACATCCGCGGGCTCGGTCTCGTCGTATTCCATCCCGCTGGGACTGATGGCCACCAGCCCAGCGTCCCGGTCGATGACGCTCAGGTTGCCGCCAGTCCCCGAGGTAAGCCGGGCACTGACCATTTTGCGGCCGAAACGGACGATCTCCTCACGCTCATTCTGCAGTAGCACTAATGCCTCCCGTAAAGCTTTCGATTTCAGAACATGAACCTGCGCATGCTGATGCTCTGCAGGATGCCGATCCCCACCATGGAGGTGATCATTGAGGTCCCGCCGTAGGAGAAGAACGGCAGCGGCACCCCCACCACCGGGAACAGGCCGATCACCATGCCCATGTTGATGACGATGTGCCAGAAGAGCATGGCGGTCACCCCCATGGCCAGCAGGCTGCCGAAGCGGTCGTTGCAGCGCCGGGCAATGTTCAGCCCCCACAGCACCAGGCAAAGGTAGAGGGCGATCAGGATCAGACAGCCGATAAAGCCCCACTCCTCGGCGAAAACCGAGAAGGCGAAGTCGGTGTGCTGTTCCGGCAGGAAACGGAGCTGGGACTGGGTTCCCTTGATATACCCCTTGCCCAGAAAACCGCCGGAACCGACGGCAATCTTGCTCTGGATGATGTGGTAGCCGCTGCCCAGGCGCGAACGCTCGGGATTGAGGAAATCCAGCACCCGGTTCTTCTGGTAGGGGCGCAGCAACTGGGCCCAGGAGAACCAGACCAGCGGTATGGTGACCAGCGCGAAGGTAACCACCGTGGACCAGCGCAAGCCGACATAGAAAGCCATGGAGAAGGCGATCAGGATCACCAGGGTTGCGGTACCCAGGTCCGGCTGCTTCATGATCAGCATCGCAGGCACGGCCAGTATCGCCAGGGGGATGAGCACGTCCCGCACCGTCATGCCGCCATCGGCGTGAAAACGGCTGAAGAAACGGGCAAAGGTCACGATGACAACAATCTTCATCGGTTCAGACGGCTGGAGACTGAAGAGCCCCAGGTTCAGCCAGCGGGTGGCGCCCATGGAGGTCCGTCCGAAAAGCAGCACCATCAGCAGCAGAAACAGAACGAAACCGTACAGCCAGTAGGAGAAGTCCTCCAGCAGGTGGTAATCCACGCAGCAGACCGCCACGGCCACGAACAAGCCGAAGAAGAGCCAGTAGAACTGCTTGATGAAGTAGGGATCGCCCACCGGGGCATAGGAGAATGAGGCGCTGTAGATGTTGGCTATTCCCACCAGGCAGATGACCAGGGCCAGGGCGGTCAGGGTCCAGTCGATGTTGGTGAACAATCGGCGGTCAATCATTGCGTTCCTCCCCATCCGGGTGTGGCTGCTGTTCCGTCGCCGGAGCCTCGTCCGTCTCCTCTTCGGCCTCCGTTTCTTTCTCAGCCACAGGGCGGGCCACCGGTTTGGGGGGATGCTTTGTCTCGTACCAGGTCCGTATGATGCGCCCGGCGATGGGCGCGGCGGCGGAACCGCCGTGCTCGCCATGTTCGATGACCACCGCCACGGCGATTTCCGGCTTCTCAAAGGGGGCAAAGGCCACGAACAGGGCATGATCCCGATACTGGTAGGGGATTCCTCCCCGGCTGTCGCGCAGCTTTACGACCTGGGAGGTACCGGTCTTTCCGGCCACCGTCACATAGCCGACACGCGCCGCGCCGCCGGTACCGCCCCGCTCGTTCACCACGGCGAAGAGCCCCTGTTTCACCAAGCGGAAGCTGCGCGCCGATATGCCGGTGGTTCCGATGCGTTCCGGCCCGAACTCCCTGAGCGTCCTGCCATCGGCATCGACGATCCGTTTCACCAGTTGGGGACGGTAGATCGTCCCCTCGTTAGCCACAGTGGCGATCATGGAGGCCAGCTGAATAGGCGTCATCAGCACATACCCCTGGCCGATGGACACCGAGGGGGTTTCACCGCGGATCCACGCTTTCCCGAAGCGCTTCTGCTTCCAGGCGATGCTGGGGATCAGCCCCCCTTTTTCGTGCTTCAGGCCGATGCCCATGGGCGAGCCGAGCATGAATTGCCTGGCCGTGGCGGCGATGCGGTCCACCCCCAGCCGTTCTCCCAGATGGTAGTAATAGACGTCGCACGACTCACGCAGGGACTTTTTCAGGTTAACGCTTCCGTGGCCGTGCCTGTTCCAGCATTTGAAGGTGGAGGTCCCCATCCTGTAGGCGCCGGAGCAGCTGACGCTGCTGTTTTCATCGACCAGATTGTTCTCCAGGCCGGCCAGGGCGGTGATGATCTTGAAGGTGGAGCCGGGGGGATACTGGCCGCTCAGGGCCTTGTTCTCCAGGGGACGGCGCTTGTCCTCCAGGTACTGTTTCCAGACATCCGGCGGCATCTTGCCGCTGAACAGGGCGGGATCAAAGCCCGGATTGCTGACAAAGGCCAGGATCTCGCCGCTGTTCACATCCATGGCCACCGCTGCGCCCGCCTGTTCACCGAAGGCGCTCTCGGCCCCCTGCTGGATCCTGGCGTCGATGGTCAGCACCACGCTGTTGCCCACCAGGGGCTGAGTCTCGGAGATGGTCCGCAGGACCCGTCCGCGGGCATCCACCTCAAGCTGCCGGCCGCCGTCACGGCCGTGCAGCACCGCCTCCCAGGCCCGTTCTATACCGTTCTTGCCGATGTAGTCGCCGGGGTTGTATGCCTCGTTCCCCTTCCGGGAAAGTTCGTCCTCGGAAACCTCGCCGATGTAGCCCATCAGGTGCGAAGCCAGCATTCCGCTGGCATACTGCCGCACCGGCTTGACCTCGATCTCCACCCCCGGCAGACGCAGATGGTTCTCCTCGATGATCTCCACCTGGTCGCGGGTGATGTTGGCGGCCAGCACGATCGGGTAGTATCTGGCCCTCCCCTGCCCCTTCTTCCAGCGCTCGGCAAGCTCCTCCCGGTCGACCCCCAAAAGCGAGACCAGCTGGTCCAGCAGGGCCTCCTTGTCCTTCACCTCCTGGGGGACGACCGCCAGGCTGAAGGAGGGCTGGTTGCTGACCAGCACCGTAGCGTTGCGGTCCATGATCGCGCCCCGGGAGGCGGCAATGGGCACGAAGCGCAACCGGTTGTCCTCGGACTTGCTGCGGTAGTCATCGGCGTTCAATATCTGCAGGTGCCAGAGGCGCAGCAGCAGCAGGAAGAAGATGGCGGCAACCATGAAGGAGAGCAGAACGGTGCGTTGCTTCATCTCCATGAATTCACGGACGAAACGTTTCTCTTTCATGCAACTTCCTCTTCCGATGAGAACAGGGGGAGCAGGGCAACCAGCGAAGCCGCGAAGGCGTTGACCAGCAGGTGGGGAAAGAGCCCGGAGGCCATGGTGTAGAGCAGATTGGGGGAATCGGTGAGCATCACCAGCAGCAGGAGGTTGACGAGCATGCAGACCAGGGTCGCTCCGCTGACCGTCATCACGAACAGCAGGCCGCTCTCCGTATAGAGGCGGTCGGCCACACTCTTGATCAAGAGGAAGATGATCAGGAAGGAAAAACCGTTCAGCCCCAAGTAGAGGCCGCTGAACACATCCTTGACCATCCCCAGCAGCCAGGCCAGGGGCATGCCGGTGCCATAAGAGACGCGCAGGGCCAGCACCACCATGATGATCAGCAGCAGGTCGGGCTTGAACATTTCCACCAGATACAGCGGCAGCAGGGAGGACTGAAGCACGATGGCCGTCAGGGTGGAGAAGAAGAGAATCAGGGCGCCGCGATGATTCATAGCCCCCCCCGCTGAATCACCAGGACCTCTTCCAGATGGTCGCTGTTGACCGCCGGGCGGATGGTCACGGTCTGGAAGATGCCATACTCGCCCCGCTTGACCATGGTCACCTCTCCGATGGGCAGTCCCTTCATGAAGACACCGCCGATACCCGAGGCCACCACCTGGTCGCCCACCTTCACATCCTCTTCGCGGGTGGTGAATTCCAGGGTGCAGAGCCCCTCACCCTTCCCTTTGACCACCCCCCTGGCGCGGGAGCGCTGGATGGTGGCGGCAATACCGCTGCTGTGATCGGTCAGCAGCAGAACACGCGAACTCTCCGGGGCGACCTTGATGATCTGCCCGACAACGCCGTCCGCCGCCACCACCGCCATTCCCTCCCGCAGGCCGCTGTTGCTGCCGCGGTCAATGATCAGGGTACGGAACCAGGTGGAGAGATCCTCCCCCACTACCGAGGCGGTCAGGGTGGGCGCCTGCAGCGCCTCCTTCATGGCCAGCAGACGGGCTAGGCGCCGGTTTTCCAGCACCGCCTCGTTCTGGAGCACGATGTGCGTGTTCAGTTCCTTAATCTGACTGATCAGTCTCTGGTTTTCCTGCTGTACATCCACCAGGTTGACATAGTCATTCCACCCGTCAGAGCAGAAACGGCCCATTGCGGTTACCGGCCACATCACCGGCGATACAAGGGTCAAAACGCAGCGTTCCAGGACGTTGGCCTCCCGGTTGCGGGGGATATTCAACGAAAACAGGATCAGGGCAGTGAGAAGCGCGAAACAGATCACCGCGATCAGACCGTACTTTTTCAGGTTGTCCATAACAATCAGTCCCGTGGATGCGCCCGATGACGGATATCCACCCGCAGAGGTATATCCGAAGAGGGGGAGTGGGCTAAAGAGCCGAATTCGTCTCCGTTGACAGAGTATCAAGCCAAATATGACTGCTGCGCTTCCTGCCGCAGCTTCTGAGGCCGGAAGCGATCGGCGAACACAATGACGGGCAAACACAGCCCGGTTGGGGCCTCGCTCTCAGGAAGCGATCGCACAGCGCTCCGCCTCTTCGCAGACCCGCCGGAGGTAGTCGCCATAGGATGAGACGGGAGTCTCCCTGATCAGCTTCCGCATCTGTGTCAGGCCGATAAAGCCGAGCCTGAGGGCGATCTCCTCCAGGCAGGCGATCTTCAGCCCCTGGCGCGATTCGATGGTTTCGATGAAATTGCTGGCCTCCAGCAGGCTCTTGTGGGTACCGGTGTCCAGCCAGGCGATGCCCCGCCCCAGGCGCTCCACGGTCAACTGGCCACGGCGTAGGTACTCCAGGTTGACGTCGGTGATTTCCAGTTCTCCCCGGGCGGAAGGTTTCATGGCCTTGGCGATGGACACCACCTGGTTGTCATACAGATACAGCCCCGGCACGGCGTAGCTGGATTTTGGGTTCTGCGGTTTTTCCTCGATGGAGAGCACCGTGCCGGCGCAGTCGAATTCCACCACGCCGTAGCGTTCGGGATCATGAACCTGGTAGCCGAAGATGCGCGCCCCCCACTGAAACTCGGCCATAATGCGGTCCAGATGCATCCTGCCGTAGAAGATGTTGTCCCCCAGGATCAGGGCAACCGGCTGATCTGCGATGAACTCCTCTCCGAGCAAAAACGCTTGGGCGATCCCCTTCGGTTCCGGCTGAACCATGTAGGAGAGGGAGACCCCCCAGCGCGAGCCATCACCCAAGAGCGCATGAAAGCGGGGGATATCGTGGGGAGTGGATATAAGCAGGATATCGCGGACACCAGCGGCCATGAGGGTCGCCAGAGGGTAGTAGATCAGCGGCTTGTCGTACACCGGCTGGAGTTGTTTGCTGGACACCAGCGTCAAGGGGTAGAGACGGCTTCCCGCTCCACCTGCCAGCACGATTCCCTTGGTGATTCCACGGGACATGACATAAACCTCCTGGAAAAAATGAGTGTGAAATTTACACTGCGGAAAAAAACCTGTCAAACACCATCGCACATGGCGGCAAGGGATATCGCCGCGGCCAGCAGGTCATCGTACACGGCAACGCCGGGGGGGAGGCGGGACTCCTCATCGGCGCCGTATCCGCTGCGCACCAGAATGGGACTGCATCCGGCCGCGCGGCCGGCCTCTACGTCGCTCAGCTTGTCGCCGATCATGAACGACGAGGCCAGGTCGATGTCCAGCCTGTCCGCCGCCTCCAGCAGCATACCGGGAAGCGGCTTGCGGCAGGAGCAGGAGACGGCGTAAGCCCCCCTGCCGTCCGGATGATGGGGACAGTACAGCCAGAAGTCGACCCGTGCCCCGGCGGCTGTTAACTGGGCCGCGATGTGGCGATGCAGCGCCTCCACATCCTTTTCAGCGTAGTAGCCGCGCGCCACGCCGGACTGGTTGGTGACCACCACCACCAGGAATCCCGCCCGGTTCAGCAGGCTGATGGCCCAGGGCACGTCGGCGATGAAGCAAAAATCCTCGACGCGGTGGAGATACTCCCGCTCCTGATTGATGGTACCGTCCCTGTCCAGAAAGACCGCCCGCCGCATAGTAAAACTCCTTTGACAAACCACCGTGAAACCGATAACAATAGCCGGTCAGCCGGCAAATCCACGAAAACGGACCATGAACCATGATCAAAACCAACAACCTGAATGTCTCCGCAATCACCCCCATCATCGCCCCGGCCGAACTGCGCCAGGTCTTCCCTCTTTCGGCAAAGGACAGGGATTTCGTCAGCAGGAGCCGCGGCCAGATCAAGGATATCCTTCAGCGTAACGACCGGCGCCTGATGGTGGTTGTGGGCCCCTGTTCGATCCACGATACCGAGGCAGCCAAGGAGTATGCCAGGCGACTGGCCGACCTCTCCCGGCGGGTGAGCGACCAGTTGCTGCTGGTCATGCGGGTCTACTTCGAAAAGCCGCGCACCACCATTGGTTGGAAAGGGCTGATCAACGACCCGGACATGAACCACACCCACCTGATTTCCAAGGGGCTGGGCATTGCCCGCGGCCTTTTGGGCTGGATAACCGCCCTGGAGGTGCCGGTGGCCAACGAGATGCTCGACCCGATCACGCCCGAGTACGTTGCCGACATGATCAGCTGGGGCGCCATCGGAGCCCGCACCACCGAATCCCAGACCCATCGCGAGATGGCCAGCGGCCTCTCCTTTCCGGTGGGGTTCAAGAACGGAACCGACGGCAACCTGCAGATCGCCATGGACGCCATGAAGGCAGCCCAGCACCCCCACAGCTTCCTTGGCATCAACCGCGAGGGGCGCACCTCCATCATCCAGACCACCGGAAACCCGGATGTGCACATCGTCCTGCGCGGCGGTAGCCGCAAATCCAACTACCATGCCGAAGACATCAGACTCGTGGAGGAGTGCCTGGAGAAAAACCAGCTCTTCCCCACCATCATGGTGGACTGCAGCCACGGCAACTCCAACAAGGATTACCAGAGGCAGGCCTTGGTGCTGGATGACATCGTCCAGCAGGTCGTGGACGGCAACAACTCCATCTCGGGGGTCATGCTGGAGAGCTTCCTCTCAGCCGGCAACCAGAAGATACCGACGGACACCAGCCAGCTCAAGTACGGCGTTTCCATCACCGACGCCTGCATCGACTGGGAGACCACCGAGCGCATCCTCTTGGACGCCCATGCCAAACTGAAAGAGAGACGGTGAGGGACAAAGGGTTAGGCGTCAGAGGTAAGGGGTAAGGAGCAGGCCTCCCTCACTTCCTCACTCCCTCCCGTACATCAGCAGCATGCCCCCGCTGGCCCTTCCCAGGGCCTTCTCCAGCGCCCCTTCGGTCCCATCGGCCAGCAGATCCCAGTAGTTCACCTTCTTCCGGGGGGGAAGCACCACCTCCGGCTCACCCTCAATGCCGGACAGCCTCCCTGCCTCCTCGATGGCATCCTGCAACGTTCCCAGGCGGTCCACCAGTTTCAGGGCCAGAGCCTGTTCGCCGGAGAGGATGCGGCCGTCGGCGATCCTGCGCACCTGCTGGACAGGCAGCTTGCGGCCGCTGGCCACCGCCCGGACAAACTGTTCATGCGTGCTGTCGATCACGGACTGCAGCATGGCCCGGTCATCTTCAGACAGCTTGCGCAGCGGAGAACCGGAGTCCTTGTACTTGCCGGTCTTCAGGGTGTGGGACTTGATGCCGATCCTGTCCATCAGCGTCTCGATGTTGGAGAGTTTCAGGATCACCCCGATACTGGCCGTGAGGGTGCCGGGGTTGGCATAGATCAGCGTGGCCGGGGCAGAGACGTAGTAGCCGCCCGAGGCGGCCAGGCTCCCCATGGAAACGATAATCTTCTTCCGGGCCGCGAACTTCCTGACTTCTTCACATATCTCCTGGGAGGGGGCCACCACGCCGCCAGGCGAGTCAACCCGCAGCACCACCGCCCTGATCTCGTCCTGCTTGAGGAAATAGCGCAACTGCCTGACGGTTTCCCGGGAGTCGAGAATCATCCCTCTGACTTCCACCAGCCCTACCCCCCGGTTCCCGGCGATCTTCACATCGGCATCACCCAAGAGAACCCTGGCGATCAGCATCGAAACAACGAAGAGCCCCCCCAGGACGATGACAACCGCGGAGATGATCATCAGCATTTTTTTTGACATGTCACGACCCGCTTTTTATTTTCATTAAAAGATGCGATTTGCTACACTGGCGCCATGAAGATCTTGGTGACATCCGATAGCCACGGTAACTACCCGCTCCTGTTCCGGGCCAGCGACGCGGCCGCTCCCCTGGATGCGGTCATCCACCTGGGTGACGGAGGCGAAGACGCAGAGTTGCTCAACCAGGCAACCGGTATCCAGGTCATCGCCATAGCCGGCAACTGCGATTACCATCCCTCCGTGCCGCGGGAACTGCTCTGGGAGTGCGCCGGGATCCGCTTCCTGCTGACCCACGGTGACCGCTATGGCGTCAAGAGGGATCTGAACCTGCTGGAAAAGCGCGCGCTCCAATTGGAAGCGAACGTGGTGCTGTACGGCCACAGCCACCAAGCCGCCATCTCCACTCGCTCGGAGATCCTGTTCGTCAATCCCGGCACCCTGATCAAGGGCACCAGCCGCACCAGCTATGCGACCCTGGAAATCGGCCCCAACGGCCTGAAGCCGCTCCTGCACGACATCAGTTGATACCATGCCTGCACGAGAAAAGGCGGGAAAAAACACGCCCGCCCAACCTCTCCGCATCGACAACCTTCCCCCGGCGCACCAGCCTCACTGGCGCAGCGACTCATGCCCCTTGCGCATGGCCTTCTCCAGCCGGCGCCGACGTGGCCAGCCCAGAAGGAAACCGATCGGGCCGGACAGG
Protein-coding regions in this window:
- a CDS encoding 3-deoxy-7-phosphoheptulonate synthase yields the protein MIKTNNLNVSAITPIIAPAELRQVFPLSAKDRDFVSRSRGQIKDILQRNDRRLMVVVGPCSIHDTEAAKEYARRLADLSRRVSDQLLLVMRVYFEKPRTTIGWKGLINDPDMNHTHLISKGLGIARGLLGWITALEVPVANEMLDPITPEYVADMISWGAIGARTTESQTHREMASGLSFPVGFKNGTDGNLQIAMDAMKAAQHPHSFLGINREGRTSIIQTTGNPDVHIVLRGGSRKSNYHAEDIRLVEECLEKNQLFPTIMVDCSHGNSNKDYQRQALVLDDIVQQVVDGNNSISGVMLESFLSAGNQKIPTDTSQLKYGVSITDACIDWETTERILLDAHAKLKERR
- the sppA gene encoding signal peptide peptidase SppA; amino-acid sequence: MSKKMLMIISAVVIVLGGLFVVSMLIARVLLGDADVKIAGNRGVGLVEVRGMILDSRETVRQLRYFLKQDEIRAVVLRVDSPGGVVAPSQEICEEVRKFAARKKIIVSMGSLAASGGYYVSAPATLIYANPGTLTASIGVILKLSNIETLMDRIGIKSHTLKTGKYKDSGSPLRKLSEDDRAMLQSVIDSTHEQFVRAVASGRKLPVQQVRRIADGRILSGEQALALKLVDRLGTLQDAIEEAGRLSGIEGEPEVVLPPRKKVNYWDLLADGTEGALEKALGRASGGMLLMYGRE
- a CDS encoding YfcE family phosphodiesterase, giving the protein MTSDSHGNYPLLFRASDAAAPLDAVIHLGDGGEDAELLNQATGIQVIAIAGNCDYHPSVPRELLWECAGIRFLLTHGDRYGVKRDLNLLEKRALQLEANVVLYGHSHQAAISTRSEILFVNPGTLIKGTSRTSYATLEIGPNGLKPLLHDIS